In Nitrosococcus oceani ATCC 19707, the following proteins share a genomic window:
- a CDS encoding zinc ribbon domain-containing protein, with the protein MIKCKPSGKFYVSILVDEAKAPSPSAPIVLEQTMGIDLVLYKSRWVGKNVLRIGRFEPSSKVRNAYGYKVDKLPLRVRHWACPACGAALDRDINAAKNIKKIALADALGQSVYVKRSLETIPVSAGVSARGVDVHRHGSQEALTTMALAI; encoded by the coding sequence ATGATTAAGTGCAAGCCCAGTGGGAAGTTTTATGTCAGTATCCTGGTGGATGAAGCCAAAGCGCCCTCTCCCTCTGCCCCGATTGTTTTAGAGCAAACCATGGGTATTGATTTGGTCCTCTACAAAAGCCGCTGGGTCGGTAAGAACGTTCTCAGAATAGGTCGATTTGAGCCAAGCTCTAAAGTCCGCAATGCCTATGGCTACAAAGTGGATAAACTCCCTTTGCGCGTTCGTCATTGGGCTTGTCCGGCTTGTGGTGCTGCATTAGATAGAGACATCAATGCTGCCAAAAATATCAAAAAAATAGCTTTAGCTGATGCGCTCGGGCAGAGCGTGTATGTCAAGCGTTCCCTTGAAACCATACCTGTCAGCGCAGGTGTTTCAGCGAGAGGTGTCGATGTTCATCGGCATGGGTCGCAAGAAGCCCTCACTACCATGGCCCTAGCAATTTAG
- a CDS encoding sulfotransferase family protein: MLDIQLAEIQKLADHYPPTLFDHLERYVLFVGHGHSGHSLVGALLDAHPEIVIANELNIAQLVERFQLSPHQLQALILHYASKNSCPEGWLNTGYRYFVPNAWQGNYTRIRVLGDKKGGGTSRILNQNPALLDQLYECFAEKLHVISVIRNPFDNLSAMAYRRQRTIDNDLIDHYFRNASAILKVQASLPGEQFLLLRHEDFVLDPQLYLERLFAFLGCSAPPPLLGNCLRIINPVSHARRYKTAWPAKAKKKVLERMATAEFSALFRGYRF; this comes from the coding sequence ATGTTAGACATTCAATTAGCGGAGATCCAAAAGCTTGCCGATCACTATCCCCCAACTCTTTTCGACCACCTCGAGCGTTATGTGTTGTTCGTGGGTCATGGCCATAGCGGCCATAGCCTGGTAGGCGCCTTGCTGGACGCCCATCCTGAAATCGTGATTGCCAATGAACTCAATATAGCGCAGTTAGTGGAGCGTTTTCAGTTATCACCTCACCAGCTACAAGCCCTGATTTTACATTATGCGAGTAAAAATTCCTGCCCCGAGGGCTGGCTGAATACGGGCTATCGCTACTTTGTTCCTAATGCCTGGCAAGGCAACTACACCCGTATTCGGGTACTCGGCGACAAAAAAGGGGGGGGCACATCCCGGATTTTGAATCAAAACCCGGCTCTTTTGGATCAACTCTATGAATGCTTTGCAGAAAAACTGCATGTCATTAGCGTCATAAGAAACCCCTTCGATAACCTCAGCGCCATGGCTTACCGGCGTCAAAGAACCATTGATAATGATTTAATAGATCATTATTTCAGGAATGCTTCCGCTATTTTAAAGGTTCAGGCTAGCTTGCCCGGGGAACAATTTTTGTTGCTGCGCCATGAAGATTTTGTACTGGACCCGCAACTCTATCTGGAGCGGTTATTTGCTTTCCTTGGATGTTCGGCGCCCCCCCCCTTGCTGGGAAACTGCCTCCGTATTATTAATCCAGTTTCCCATGCGCGCCGGTATAAAACGGCGTGGCCGGCTAAAGCAAAAAAGAAAGTGTTGGAGCGGATGGCAACAGCGGAGTTTAGCGCTCTTTTTAGGGGTTACCGTTTTTGA
- a CDS encoding sulfotransferase family protein, which produces MTASLPNHPLAQEGNDSSIPLFIVGLQKSGTSLLSRCLQMDAAVSSPFKAEGHDFWGDVPPFTPTAYPTGTLYQAKGGNRGHLLEASDIDATIIATIHSRWHSLPHTTPILLNKNPYNTLRLGWLRALFPQARIVAMVRNPLANTYSLAKKYLPHQGRGKAPEEGWWGVKPPQWREIIQEDKLQQCAHQWLAVNQLLLANTRHVDLYLTYEAFCRQPRLWLQRILQLCQPRRLTPPPSVPPLQSCDREYLTGARLRSNNRYFHERGNLSLPAQTVTELPPLTAEQIQRIEKLAWPLWQALRKARENEAPLEAIKNGNP; this is translated from the coding sequence ATGACCGCTTCCCTCCCCAATCACCCATTAGCTCAAGAGGGAAACGATTCCTCCATCCCCTTATTTATCGTGGGACTGCAGAAATCCGGCACTTCCTTGCTTAGCCGCTGCCTGCAAATGGATGCCGCAGTCAGCAGCCCCTTCAAGGCCGAAGGCCATGATTTTTGGGGGGATGTCCCTCCCTTTACCCCCACCGCCTATCCCACGGGAACCCTTTATCAGGCCAAGGGGGGAAATCGAGGCCATCTGCTTGAGGCTTCCGATATTGACGCAACCATCATCGCCACCATCCATAGCCGCTGGCATAGTCTTCCTCACACTACTCCCATACTGCTCAACAAAAACCCCTATAATACTCTCCGCCTGGGGTGGTTGCGGGCGCTATTCCCGCAAGCACGAATCGTGGCTATGGTTCGGAACCCCCTAGCCAATACCTACTCCCTGGCCAAAAAATACCTGCCCCACCAAGGGCGGGGAAAAGCGCCTGAAGAAGGCTGGTGGGGAGTCAAGCCTCCCCAGTGGCGAGAGATCATCCAAGAGGACAAGCTTCAGCAATGCGCCCACCAATGGCTGGCCGTCAACCAGCTCTTGCTAGCAAATACCCGGCACGTGGATTTATACCTGACCTACGAAGCCTTCTGCCGACAACCCCGACTCTGGCTGCAACGGATTCTACAACTTTGCCAACCCCGCCGTCTCACTCCTCCGCCTTCCGTGCCCCCCTTGCAAAGCTGTGATAGGGAATATCTTACCGGCGCCCGCCTCCGCTCAAACAATCGCTATTTCCATGAGCGAGGAAATCTCTCCCTGCCGGCCCAAACAGTTACGGAGCTTCCACCACTAACAGCGGAGCAAATCCAACGTATCGAAAAACTGGCCTGGCCCCTATGGCAAGCATTAAGAAAAGCCCGAGAAAACGAAGCTCCTTTAGAAGCAATCAAAAACGGTAACCCCTAA
- a CDS encoding sulfatase family protein: protein MNKYTYTRRKFLKTLGFTAASIAVPWPINSSSLVSGREKQPPNVILIVADDMGYGDVGCYGNQHIKTPNLDALAKKGARFTDFHSNGPLCTPTRAALLTGCYQQRVGLHIIPKDQRYAMAKAMSLEEITFAEALKSVGYSTALVGKWHLGDRPAFLPPRQGFDEYFGIPYSHDMHPWRKSFPPLPLMRGEEIVELNPDLDHLTQYCTEEAVKFISKNKDRPFLLYMPHPMPHQPVHVSERFAKRFSKEQLAAIKGEDKKSRKFLYSATIEEIDWSVGEIIKAVRALGIEESTFVAFTSDNGPAIGSAGPLRGKKRELWEGGHRVPFIAYWQEKIRPGVVIDEIAMSMDLFPTMAAMGRAPLPRKKIDGVNLLPLLCEGDKLSERTVFWRSKGKKAARKGPWKLLMQPTKKKRPTSIGLYHLNNDLSEQHNLAEIYPEKLKSLQLEFAAWEKYVDAGRAQKDEW from the coding sequence TTGAATAAATATACTTATACGAGGCGTAAGTTTTTAAAAACGCTTGGGTTTACTGCCGCCTCGATAGCTGTGCCCTGGCCTATTAATAGCTCATCTTTGGTTAGTGGAAGAGAGAAGCAGCCGCCTAATGTTATCTTGATTGTCGCTGACGATATGGGTTATGGAGATGTGGGATGTTATGGAAATCAGCATATAAAAACTCCAAATCTCGATGCTTTGGCAAAAAAGGGGGCGCGATTTACGGATTTTCATAGTAACGGCCCGCTTTGCACGCCCACCCGGGCCGCGCTTTTGACCGGATGTTATCAGCAAAGAGTAGGTCTTCATATTATCCCGAAGGATCAGCGCTATGCCATGGCTAAAGCGATGTCCCTGGAAGAAATTACTTTTGCAGAAGCGCTAAAATCGGTGGGTTATAGCACGGCACTGGTAGGTAAATGGCATTTGGGGGATCGTCCTGCTTTTTTGCCTCCTCGACAGGGTTTTGATGAGTATTTCGGGATTCCTTACAGCCATGATATGCACCCCTGGCGTAAGTCGTTTCCGCCTCTCCCCTTGATGAGGGGTGAAGAGATTGTCGAGCTAAATCCTGATCTGGATCACTTGACGCAGTATTGTACCGAGGAAGCCGTCAAATTTATTAGCAAGAATAAAGACCGCCCTTTCCTGCTTTATATGCCTCATCCGATGCCCCACCAGCCGGTGCATGTTTCCGAGAGATTCGCAAAACGATTTTCCAAGGAACAACTAGCTGCTATTAAGGGAGAAGATAAAAAATCCAGGAAATTTCTTTACTCTGCCACTATTGAGGAAATTGATTGGAGTGTCGGTGAGATTATTAAGGCGGTGAGAGCGTTAGGGATAGAAGAAAGTACTTTCGTTGCCTTTACATCCGACAATGGCCCAGCTATTGGTTCCGCGGGCCCATTGAGGGGGAAAAAAAGAGAACTATGGGAGGGTGGGCATAGGGTGCCTTTCATTGCCTACTGGCAGGAAAAAATCAGACCAGGTGTAGTGATTGACGAAATCGCAATGAGTATGGATTTGTTTCCCACCATGGCGGCAATGGGGAGAGCGCCATTGCCTAGAAAAAAAATAGATGGCGTTAATTTACTGCCGTTGCTTTGTGAAGGCGATAAACTTTCGGAAAGGACGGTTTTTTGGCGCAGCAAGGGTAAAAAAGCAGCCCGTAAAGGGCCATGGAAACTGCTCATGCAGCCTACTAAGAAAAAAAGACCAACAAGTATAGGTTTGTATCATCTTAATAACGATCTTTCAGAACAACATAATCTTGCTGAAATTTACCCGGAGAAATTAAAAAGTTTACAGCTTGAGTTTGCCGCTTGGGAAAAATATGTGGATGCTGGCAGGGCGCAGAAAGACGAATGGTAA
- a CDS encoding sulfotransferase family protein, whose protein sequence is MKLFMQGLRRSGTTIVYDVLSQDRRLDLYYEPFAAGKIGELGGGSGVQETDFMVKHCQVKQAFIASYPESVDMVDLNHGAPRAPILELQRELPQFCRDYIRFMVERREHSVIKFTRMYRKVGELAALAPQARFVLLVRHPQQVVASYLYGRGQRRLGQLASREQFFTIRDQFNAWKFREFFEGIIAQQGRPELADAPNWIRCLVLWKYTFDNAYQDGRAAFGDAFRVLRHEDLCAHPRNTVTQLYRHMGLSVSGEAVTWAEAHVRENDKACYQDDPRWLEAYERLDLVDSLIAAGYGPCQ, encoded by the coding sequence ATGAAGTTGTTTATGCAGGGTTTGCGCCGCTCCGGGACCACCATCGTTTATGATGTGCTGTCCCAGGACAGGCGCTTGGATCTTTATTACGAGCCTTTCGCCGCGGGCAAAATAGGCGAGCTTGGGGGCGGGAGCGGGGTCCAAGAGACCGATTTTATGGTGAAGCACTGCCAAGTGAAGCAAGCTTTCATTGCCTCCTACCCGGAGTCCGTGGACATGGTGGATCTTAACCATGGCGCGCCACGGGCGCCGATTCTGGAGCTGCAAAGGGAATTGCCCCAATTTTGCCGGGATTATATCCGTTTTATGGTGGAACGCAGGGAACATAGCGTCATTAAATTTACCCGCATGTACCGGAAAGTAGGAGAACTTGCCGCCTTGGCTCCCCAGGCCCGTTTCGTGTTGTTAGTCCGCCATCCCCAACAGGTAGTGGCCTCCTACCTCTATGGCCGGGGGCAAAGACGTTTAGGGCAGCTTGCAAGCCGGGAGCAATTTTTTACTATCCGGGATCAATTCAACGCTTGGAAATTTCGTGAATTTTTCGAAGGTATCATCGCCCAGCAGGGAAGGCCGGAGCTGGCGGATGCCCCCAATTGGATTCGTTGCCTGGTGCTATGGAAATATACTTTTGATAACGCTTATCAGGATGGCCGCGCCGCTTTTGGGGATGCCTTCCGGGTATTGCGGCACGAAGATCTGTGTGCCCATCCTCGGAATACCGTGACTCAGCTTTACCGGCACATGGGGCTTTCCGTCAGCGGGGAAGCCGTGACGTGGGCGGAAGCCCATGTCCGTGAAAACGATAAAGCCTGTTATCAAGACGATCCCCGCTGGCTGGAAGCCTATGAGAGGCTTGATCTGGTAGATAGTCTAATTGCCGCGGGCTATGGCCCCTGCCAATAG
- a CDS encoding glycosyltransferase family 4 protein — protein MNIGFISNWCNRGQGIVTRQIRAIFAEAGHDTYVLARPTRARAAMPNLIDSRQEWQVPHLTHGSAYDMPVGEYMAWAKESALDVLFCDMNMQFEAIVAIRKLGVRTIGRFVWEAFHPDYVAAVKQAYDIVYSLTRCEQENYRKMGISSPYVRFGLAPSFTAFSPIKRPDDALYFFFHGGTQGTRKPIQATLKAFKQVKNPHIRLIIKSQCIDKASEPVTIEDDPRITHIVADLPFEEHRRLFSSCHVCLCPSRWEGLGVHLFEALAYGMPVISNDIAPINEVIRHGRSGLLVRSFSKRKNRCGLPIFEPDEGHLRECIEELSNPVRLAALMASTREEAKQFDWALTRQDYLELATCTRENLSRKQKNDG, from the coding sequence ATGAATATTGGATTTATCAGTAACTGGTGCAATCGTGGGCAAGGGATTGTGACCCGCCAGATTCGAGCTATTTTCGCCGAGGCGGGACATGACACCTACGTACTGGCCCGGCCCACCCGGGCCAGGGCGGCCATGCCCAATCTCATTGATAGCCGGCAGGAGTGGCAGGTGCCCCATCTGACTCACGGCTCGGCTTATGATATGCCTGTCGGGGAATATATGGCTTGGGCCAAGGAGTCCGCCCTGGATGTGCTTTTTTGCGATATGAATATGCAATTCGAGGCCATTGTCGCCATTCGAAAGTTGGGGGTGCGAACCATTGGGCGTTTCGTGTGGGAGGCTTTCCATCCGGATTATGTGGCAGCGGTCAAACAAGCCTATGATATTGTTTATTCTTTGACCCGCTGCGAGCAGGAGAACTACCGGAAAATGGGAATTTCCTCCCCCTATGTCCGGTTTGGTTTGGCGCCCTCATTTACCGCTTTTTCTCCCATCAAGCGCCCCGATGATGCCCTTTACTTTTTCTTCCACGGAGGCACCCAGGGAACCCGCAAGCCCATCCAGGCCACGCTCAAGGCGTTCAAGCAGGTAAAGAACCCCCATATTCGGCTGATTATTAAGAGCCAGTGCATTGATAAAGCCTCCGAGCCTGTGACCATCGAGGATGATCCCAGAATCACCCATATAGTGGCGGATTTGCCCTTCGAGGAGCACCGGCGGTTATTTTCAAGTTGCCACGTTTGCCTCTGCCCGAGCCGCTGGGAAGGGTTGGGGGTCCATTTGTTCGAGGCCCTGGCCTATGGGATGCCGGTAATTTCCAATGATATCGCCCCCATCAATGAAGTGATCCGCCACGGGCGGAGCGGTTTGCTGGTGCGCAGTTTCTCCAAGCGCAAGAATCGTTGTGGCCTTCCCATTTTCGAGCCTGACGAAGGGCATTTACGGGAATGTATCGAGGAACTCAGCAATCCAGTCCGGTTGGCGGCCCTGATGGCGAGCACCCGGGAGGAAGCAAAGCAATTTGATTGGGCATTGACCCGGCAAGACTATCTTGAATTAGCCACTTGCACTAGGGAAAATCTTAGCCGGAAACAAAAGAATGACGGGTAA
- a CDS encoding sulfotransferase family 2 domain-containing protein has protein sequence MAGKIFDCNEPIRIDAQAIAAWQSLPVAERSRRNRDWIGPRVIQWKQLQEASLPHDPCHYRLFYLHAPKTGGTTLQHLIAKNYRVNDVLQVNAKEALRNPGLLYKKGELPKSVITGHYDMGHLLYRALEGPFFHLTLLRHPVPRVLSLYNYMLGKTDHNHHQKAVTRSFPEFIQSVDIFELSNGQTKRLAGSIGLKIDQPSSLGDEALEIAKDNLAHRFTCFGLQDRYTELLLIMKQLLGWADIFYRCRNVSEKRVKKEDMDQETLACIQERNYYDLALYDFASQLFEERCRQLGITQARVEGFWKANDQYLELLSRSL, from the coding sequence ATGGCAGGGAAAATTTTTGATTGCAATGAACCCATTCGAATCGACGCTCAAGCTATTGCCGCTTGGCAGTCCTTGCCGGTCGCCGAGCGGAGCAGAAGAAACCGGGACTGGATCGGTCCGCGGGTTATTCAATGGAAGCAATTGCAGGAGGCGTCCCTGCCCCATGATCCTTGTCATTATCGTTTATTTTACCTCCATGCGCCGAAAACCGGGGGAACCACCTTGCAGCATTTGATTGCAAAAAATTATCGTGTCAATGACGTACTGCAGGTGAATGCCAAGGAAGCGCTGCGGAATCCAGGGCTTCTTTATAAAAAGGGGGAGCTGCCAAAAAGTGTCATTACCGGCCATTATGATATGGGCCATCTGCTGTACCGGGCGCTTGAGGGGCCTTTTTTTCATCTGACTTTGCTGCGGCATCCGGTGCCACGGGTACTGTCGCTTTATAATTACATGCTCGGGAAAACCGATCATAACCATCACCAAAAGGCCGTCACGAGAAGTTTCCCGGAGTTCATCCAGTCGGTAGATATATTTGAACTAAGCAACGGGCAAACTAAGCGGCTAGCGGGGAGTATAGGGCTGAAAATCGATCAACCCTCGTCGTTAGGAGACGAAGCGCTTGAAATCGCCAAGGACAATCTGGCCCATCGCTTCACCTGCTTTGGCCTGCAAGATCGCTATACAGAGCTTCTTTTGATAATGAAGCAGCTTTTAGGCTGGGCGGATATTTTTTATCGCTGCCGGAACGTCTCGGAGAAACGGGTCAAAAAAGAAGATATGGACCAAGAGACATTGGCTTGTATTCAGGAGCGTAATTATTATGATCTTGCGCTCTATGATTTTGCTAGTCAGCTATTTGAGGAGCGGTGCCGGCAACTTGGTATTACCCAAGCACGGGTAGAGGGATTTTGGAAGGCGAATGACCAATATCTCGAATTATTATCACGCTCTCTTTAA
- a CDS encoding sulfotransferase family 2 domain-containing protein — MPTTAPKLHFLHIPKTAGTSVTQFLQRQYDLDQIVFETTWRELFEYQPRMPKLKLFRGHFGINLSQMIGPEFKVITFLREPVSRVISQYYHVRKRATEGLNQFAGEMELAEFMHHKQGRKLCRNLQTRYIGRSLEVGQLWAHPAVLNIPPDRFFDDLASPLLLEQAKQNLNGFFFVGLTEYYDISMLLLCHKLAALPELDAVKRRERERDAKRVPTEVLQHLEAENQLDMELYRHGKTLLVHDLASEFNLPEIASMPVEAALDYVNERKSNLSEACLSRYGRRMRAEQQENWEWDVSMAFQGTGWSDAHGRLGETPHRWSGPKLISTVDAPVDPRRDYEITIHILRFMTGRNQRQLEVHTSSGPISLKGRKMGSGWVGQGIVNGQSTEDPFLRLSFHVPETVSVAELGGDPNDTDKRGFALRAIILNPIPASQKR, encoded by the coding sequence ATGCCGACAACAGCGCCTAAGCTCCATTTTCTTCATATCCCGAAAACGGCCGGAACTTCTGTCACCCAGTTTCTTCAGCGGCAATATGATTTAGATCAAATCGTCTTTGAAACCACCTGGCGGGAACTTTTTGAATATCAGCCAAGGATGCCAAAATTAAAATTATTTCGTGGCCATTTTGGCATTAATTTAAGCCAAATGATTGGCCCGGAATTCAAGGTAATAACCTTTCTACGGGAGCCGGTAAGCAGAGTGATATCCCAGTACTATCATGTCCGTAAAAGAGCTACTGAAGGGCTAAATCAGTTTGCTGGAGAAATGGAATTAGCCGAATTTATGCACCATAAACAGGGACGTAAATTATGCCGTAATCTTCAAACCCGCTATATTGGCAGGAGTTTGGAAGTAGGGCAACTCTGGGCGCACCCTGCTGTATTGAATATTCCGCCGGATAGATTCTTTGACGATCTAGCCTCGCCGCTGCTATTAGAACAAGCCAAACAGAATCTGAACGGTTTCTTTTTCGTTGGATTGACTGAATATTATGATATCTCCATGCTCCTGTTGTGCCATAAACTGGCCGCGCTTCCTGAACTCGATGCGGTCAAGCGAAGAGAACGAGAAAGAGATGCTAAGCGGGTGCCTACTGAGGTGCTCCAACATTTAGAGGCGGAGAATCAGCTAGATATGGAATTATACCGTCACGGGAAGACTCTTCTGGTACATGATCTGGCTAGTGAGTTTAATCTGCCAGAGATTGCCTCCATGCCGGTGGAGGCGGCCCTGGATTATGTGAATGAGAGAAAATCCAATTTATCGGAAGCCTGTTTGTCCCGCTATGGGCGACGTATGCGGGCGGAGCAACAGGAAAACTGGGAGTGGGATGTCTCCATGGCGTTCCAGGGGACAGGCTGGTCGGATGCGCATGGTCGGCTGGGAGAAACGCCTCACCGCTGGTCGGGGCCAAAGCTAATTTCCACCGTTGATGCGCCAGTCGATCCCCGGCGCGATTATGAAATAACAATACACATATTGCGATTTATGACAGGGCGGAACCAACGCCAATTGGAAGTGCATACTTCTTCCGGTCCCATTTCCTTAAAAGGAAGAAAAATGGGTAGTGGCTGGGTAGGCCAGGGGATAGTAAATGGTCAATCTACCGAAGACCCTTTTTTAAGGTTAAGCTTTCACGTGCCTGAAACCGTGTCGGTGGCTGAGCTAGGCGGAGATCCTAATGATACGGATAAGCGGGGTTTTGCGCTACGGGCAATTATCTTAAACCCCATCCCGGCTTCACAGAAGCGGTGA